One part of the Rutidosis leptorrhynchoides isolate AG116_Rl617_1_P2 chromosome 1, CSIRO_AGI_Rlap_v1, whole genome shotgun sequence genome encodes these proteins:
- the LOC139863473 gene encoding phosphoglycerate mutase-like protein AT74H, with protein sequence MSFISSSSIINQIKCCEDTIGRRQKLGVNDNITLTYFPEKNLVLHSPTIKPPRPRRIILIRHGQSEGNVDETAYTRVADPRIKLTEKGKREAEECGQRIRQMIEADGADDWKVYFYVSPYRRTIETLRGLGKAFESSRIAGVREEPRLREQDFGNFQDQEQMKIQKAVRVQYGRFFYRFPNGESAADVYDRITGFRETLRTDIDIGRFQPPGEQSPNMNLVIVSHGLTLRVFLMRWYKWTVEQFERLNNMQNGNMIVMQTGEGGRYSLLVHHTEQQMLDFGLTQEMLDDQHWQKTAKPGELNYEWLTSGPSFFTHLDDDKNGLGIL encoded by the exons ATGTCTTtcatatcatcatcatccataATCAACCAAATCAAATGTTGTGAAGACACAATCGGCCGTCGACAAAAACTGGGAGTCAACGACAATATAACACTCACCTACTTCCCTGAAAAAAACCTCGTACTCCATTCTCCAACAATCAAACCACCTCGTCCACGTCGAATCATCCTCATTCGACACGGACAAAGCGAAGGAAACGTGGACGAAACTGCGTACACGAGAGTTGCTGACCCACGGATTAAACTAACTGAAAAGGGAAAACGTGAAGCTGAAGAATGTGGACAAAGAATACGACAAATGATCGAGGCTGATGGTGCAGATGATTGGAAAGTTTATTTCTACGTTTCGCCTTATCGAAGAACGATTGAGACTTTACGAGGGTTAGGAAAGGCGTTTGAATCGTCAAGAATCGCCGGTGTCCGTGAAGAACCGCGCTTGCGCGAACAGGATTTTG GGAACTTCCAAGATCAAGAACAGATGAAGATTCAAAAGGCAGTTCGAGTTCAATATGGTAGATTTTTCTACCGTTTTCCAAATGGAGAGTCTGCAGCAGATGTCTATGATCGAATCACAG GTTTTCGGGAGACACTGAGGACGGATATAGACATAGGACGATTTCAGCCACCAGGGGAGCAAAGTCCAAACATGAACTTAGTGATAGTTTCACATGGTTTAACATTAAGAGTGTTCTTAATGAGATGGTATAAATGGACAGTTGAGCAATTTGAGAGgcttaacaacatgcaaaatggaAATATGATTGTGATGCAAACAGGTGAAGGTGGTAGATACAGTTTGTTAGTGCATCATACTGAACAACAAATGTTGGACTTTGGTTTGACCCAAGAAATGCTTGATGATCAACACTG GCAAAAAACAGCAAAGCCAGGAGAACTGAACTACGAATGGTTGACTAGCGGACCGTCTTTCTTCACTCATTTAGACGATGACAAGAATGGACTTGGCATTCTATGA